A stretch of Arachis hypogaea cultivar Tifrunner chromosome 15, arahy.Tifrunner.gnm2.J5K5, whole genome shotgun sequence DNA encodes these proteins:
- the LOC112747066 gene encoding protein CRABS CLAW — protein sequence MNQQDEKATMDLVPPSEHLCYVRCNFCNTVLAVGIPCKRLLDTVTVKCGHCSNLSFLSTRPPPPPAPFSHTHQTTTIDHTLTLQGFYGDSKKGQGSSSSSSPTTSNESVSPKAAPFVVKPPEKKHRLPSAYNRFMKEEIQRIKAANPEIPHREAFSAAAKNWARFIPNSPASSVAASKNNE from the exons ATGAACCAGCAGGACGAGAAAGCCACCATGGATCTTGTTCCACCCTCTGAGCACCTCTGTTACGTTCGTTGCAACTTCTGCAACACTGTGCTTGcg gTTGGGATACCATGCAAGAGGCTGCTGGATACTGTGACAGTGAAGTGTGGTCACTGCAGCAACCTCTCGTTTCTGAGCACCAGGCCCCCTCCACCTCCAGCCCCTTTCTCTCACACCCATCAAACCACCACCATTGATCACACCCTCACTCTCCAG GGTTTCTATGGTGATTCGAAGAAGGGGCAAGGATCATCTTCATCGTCCTCACCAACTACATCAAACGAATCAGTCTCCCCTAAAGCAGCACCTTTTGTTGTCAAAC CACCTGAGAAGAAGCACCGTCTTCCATCTGCATACAACCGTTTCATGAA AGAGGAGATTCAGCGCATCAAAGCAGCCAACCCTGAGATCCCACATCGAGAAGCTTTCAGCGCTGCAGCCAAAAAT TGGGCAAGGTTTATTCCAAATTCGCCTGCAAGCTCAGTTGCTGCAAGTAAAAACAAT GAATGA